One Periophthalmus magnuspinnatus isolate fPerMag1 chromosome 15, fPerMag1.2.pri, whole genome shotgun sequence genomic window carries:
- the slc25a16 gene encoding graves disease carrier protein produces MTSEASVSSPPAIGSPSAQRDFHFLRSFVAGGVAGCCAKTTIAPLDRVKILLQAQNPHYKHLGVFATLKAVPKKEGFFGLYKGNGAMMVRIFPYGAIQFMALDKYKKLLSNKLGISGHIHWLMAGSMAGMTAVVFTYPLDVVRARLAFQVKGEHRYTGIINAFQTIYLKEGGLYGFYRGLIPTLIGMAPYSGFSFFTFGTLKSLGLKHFPDRLGTPSLDNPNVLVLKAHFNMVFGGMAGAIAQTISYPLDVARRRMQLGVVLPDSDKCVSLTKTLKYVYTTYGIKKGLYRGLSLNYIRCVPSQAVAFTVYEFMKQVLYLN; encoded by the exons ATGACATCGGAGGCTTCGGTCTCCTCACCTCCTGCTATAGGCAGCCCTTCTGCCCAAAGAGACTTCCACTTTCTCCGCTCCTTTGTGGCTGGag gagTGGCAGGATGTTGTGCCAAAACAACCATAGCTCCTTTAGACAGAGTAAAGATTCTGCTACAAGCCCAGaatcctcattacaaacatctAG GTGTGTTTGCCACTCTGAAAGCTGTACCAAAGAAAGAAGGCTTCTTTGGCTTATACAAAGGCAATGGAGCCATGATGGTTAGAATATTCCCCTATGGAGCTATTCAGTTTATGGCTCTTGACAAGTACAAAAAG TTGCTCAGTAATAAGCTTGGGATATCTGGACACATTCACTGGCTCATGGCTGGGTCTATGGCAG GTATGACTGCAGTAGTTTTCACCTACCCACTGGATGTGGTCCGTGCCAGATTGGCCTTCCAGGTGAAAGGGGAGCATCGTTACACTGGaattataaatgcttttcagaCCATCTATCTTAAG GAAGGAGGACTGTATGGTTTCTACAGAGGACTAATCCCAACTCTTATTGGAATGGCTCCTTACTCAG GTTTCTCCTTCTTCACCTTCGGTACCCTGAAGAGCTTAGGACTGAAACACTTCCCGGACAGACTGGGAACCCCGTCTTTAGACAATCCTAATGTGCTGGTTCTGAAGGCACACTTCAACATGGTGTTTGGAGGCATGGCTGGGGCGATCGCTCAGACCATATC ATACCCGCTGGACGTGGCCAGAAGAAGAATGCAGTTAGGGGTAGTGCTTCCAGATTCTGATAAATGTGT AAGTCTAACCAAGACCTTGAAGTACGTGTACACAACATATGGAATCAAAAAAGGACTGTACCGAGGCCTTTCTCTCAACTATATTCGCTGTGTGCCCTCCCAGGCTGTGGCATTCACTGTTTACGAGTTCATGAAGCAGGTCCTGTACCTCAACTAG